TCAGCGGTTCAAGTCCGCTTGGAAGCTCTTGATATATAAGGCTTTCTCCATGATTGGGGAAAGCCTTTTTTAAATTTCTTCTAACATTCTTCTAACGAACGCATTTAAATAGAATATATGTTCTTAACTTTTTCCATATTTTCATTAAAAGTTTGAACAGCTTCAAGTTGCATAGAAGGCAATAAATGAGTATACGTATTTAAGGTCATTTCTATAGAACCGTGTCCTAATCTTTCTGAAACAACTTTTACTGGTACTCCCATTTTTAACATTAATGTTGCATGTGTGTGTCTCATATCATGGAATCTGATTTTTGGAAGTTTAGATCGCTCCACGAATTTATCAAATCTTCTATTCACATTACGCACATCTACGGGATCACCTACAGCACGACAAATAATTAAATCCTGGTCATCGTAATCCTCACCCAATTGTAATTTAATTGCTGAAACAACCTTTTTTCTTTTTATCAATAAATCAATCGTATCTTTTCCAATATCAATTACACGTATAGCATTTTTTGTCTTACCTTCTGAAAAACCAGTTTTGGAGTATGATCGCATCACTCGAATTTTATTATTAATGAAGTCGATGTCTTGCCATTTGAGTCCTAGTATTTCACCCTTTCTCATTCCTGTATATAATGCAAGATGGTAAACAAGGTGATCCCATTCATCTTCCACAAAGTCCAAGAACGTAATCATTTGTGTTTCATCCCAAACTTTAATATCTTTGTGTTTTACTGTAGGTGTCTTAACGACACTAGCAGGATTTCTTTTTATCAATTGGTACTGTAAAGCGTATTCTAAAGACGCGCGTATAATGGAATGGATTTTCTTTATAGTAGCAGTCGATTTCCCTTGGTCCTCCAATTCTGAATAAAAATTATCTATAGCAAGACTGTTTAATTTATTCAGCTTAAAACGACCTAATCCGGGTTTTATATGTTTATTAATCATGTGTTTATAGGTTTCATGAGTGTTTGCGCTGACCTTATTCTTTTTATTTTGGTGCCACGAATCTAAAAAATCACTATATGGTAATTTAGATGGCTCTACATACACACCTTGGTTTAACTCATTTAATATTCGAGGCAGTTCTTCTTCTGCAGCTTTCTTCGAATCGTATCCAGATAACCATTTTTGTTTTCGTTTTTCACCTGTGCCAATATCTACAACAATATAATATCGTTTATCTTTTCTAGCGATATGACCTCTCACTTTAATTCCTCCCGTTTATTAAATGCTTTGGTATCTCAACAAAGTCTATTCTGTTACCTCTTATGTTTCCTTCTTCATCTTTCCAAATTTGATCATAAACCGGTAACTTTAACCTTTGTTCTAATTGCTTTTGCTTTCTTTTAGTATCCAATGAGGTAATTTTCATGGTATCGCTCCCTTATATATTGTTTGTTTTGGTACATTTCAAGTCGTTTTATAGCAAACTCAAAATCTACGTTAAATAGATTAACAATGTCATAGACTGATATTTCTCCCAATTGATCTAACATAAAAGTCGGTACACAAAAGTGATATGCAAAATGATCCGCCTGCCATTCTTGTAAATCAAAAAACAATTGATTCATTAACAACTGGTTCCCAGAATGTCTTAGGTAATGACAAGCTTCATGTCCGAAAATCATCCATTCGATTCGAGCTGTACTCTTAACTAATACAATTTCATTATCCAACCTAAAAGCGCGTTTCTGATATGTGATTTCTACCCCTAATTTGTTTGCAATTGTATGCATGTCTAAGTCTTTTGGTTGTTCGACACCGATAGAGCTAAATATTCTAAAGATATAGTCCTCAAGATGTGAATACAAATTATGACCTCCCATGGCCCTTAATTGTAGAATATACGTTCTGTTTTTGGTTAAAAGAGAAGGTGTACAGTATTTGTACCCCTTTGAGATAAGTAAAAGTTATATATTGGTATAATTTTTACTTATAATGTTATAATATAAGAAAGAAGATAATTTACCCGTTACTTCATTAAACTCTTTTCCGATCAACGTATCAACTCCGATTCCTTGTAATGGTGATGTTATTTCCGCTGTTATACGGTTAACTTCTTTCGTTACGTCGGTGATGTGTGCTAGTTGGTTCGTTGCTTCGGTCAAGTGTGATAATTTAGCAATCAATTTTGTTGTCACCCCTGGCTTTTTATCCAGGGTTTCTTTATGTTTCCATAAAGTTCAGCATATCTTATCATCCTAATAGGACGCCGGACGCTCGTGGGTGTATTATTGGTTGTCCTTCCTCAACACCTATGCGTTGCACCTTCCGAACTACACTTGAAGAACTTCATTCGGCTTGGCTCATGGTTGCCGTATCTTTTGACTTAGGTTTTCCATGAATTCATCCAGTTTGCATCTATAAATTACTTTATAGTGGGGCAATTTCTTTCTTATTATTGAAAAGGTGCACACTGTACACCTACTATCACTCTACTATTCTACCGTAGTAATTCCAAAAGTCACTTTCTGAATTTATCTCATTCTTAGAGTGATTACCAATTTCACCTTGTATTTCCTCGTCAAGTTTCTCCCATATGTTGCCTCTTATCAAATAACTATCTGAGTATCTATAAACTCTTTGGGGGAATTTTTCTTTATTCTCTTTCCAGTCTTCGAAATCCAAATCGTTTATAGTATCTTTATTAAATAAAGCGGAAACTCTTGTCAGATCATCTAGTTCTCCTGGTTCGTATGAGGTAATTACAATTTCATTTGCATCCAAAACGGATAAGTGTTCCACCAGCGTCATAGCTACATTAGGAAAACTTTCTTTAGAATCATCAAGAACTAATGTGCTATCTGGTATGTATTCAGTTGGATAAATTACTGCAATTGAATTATCTTTTACTACCAAGTCAAAATCCTCAAATAACTTAGCATTTTCAACAATGGCAGTTGTCTGCTCCTCTAGTGAAAGACCCTCTATATCTTCAGTAGATAGTTGACTTGGTTCGCTAGAGCATCCTCCTAGGATAAATGTTGTTGTTAGAAACATAAATATTAACTTCTTCAAAAAATCGCCCCCTCAATTAATTATTATCTATATAATAGCCATTCTCTCTATTCTTTTTGGCTCTTTTTAAACTTAACGTAATTGTACAATTCCCTCATGTCTTCGGAAGTGAAAGATTTCATGTCATCAAACATTAAATCAATATCTGGGAACTCTTTCTCAAACTTCCTTATGTAATAGTCTTTTATGTTTTCATCATTCTCATTACCTAGCAAGTAATCAACAGTAACATCAAAGTATTTAGATAATTTAACTAAAGTTTCAAGATCTGGTTCTCTTTTATTACTTTCACTTTCATAATAACCATACGCTTGTCTTGTAATCCCTAATATTTCGGCAACGTCTTGTTGTTTTAATCCTCGTTTAGTTCTTAACATCTTCAAACGGTTTTGAAAACTCATATTTACTACTCCTTAGAAAACTTAATATCATAAGTATAACGCAACAATCAGTTGCTTTAAATAAAGGTAACAAAAAATTGCATAGAAGTGTTGACAGAAACAAAATGTTGCGTATAATATAAATTAACAAGCAACAAAATGTTTCTTTTGGAGGTGATTTACTTGAGAGAATGGTTAGCAAATCCTCGAAAATCAAAAGGTCTTACACATCAACAGGTTGCTGACAAAGTCGGTATAAAGCGCCAATATTACGGTATGATTGAAAGCGGTGAAAGAACTCCTAGTGTTACAACCGCAAAAAGAATATCAGAAGTTTTAGACCTAGATTGGACCATTTTTTTTGAAAGTAAAAGCAACAAAATGTTTCTATCGCAAAAACAAGCTATATAGGAGGTAATCAAATGAATGAACTAACAGAACAAGAAATCAGAAAGCAATTATTGAATGTACAACTAGAGAAAGAAAAAAACTTAATCAAAGCTCAGGAAATTGTAGTAAATCATCTTGAAGAAAAAATTATTATAGGTGAGTCTGCCACAGTTGCAGCTATGGCAGACATTTTAAAGAGTTAATCTCTTTTAGTCATTTCTTCATAAATAACTCTTAAATCTTTCGCAACTTGTTCAGCAGTCAAAGGTTCTGGACCAATATCAGTTCGACCTACCGATGAGTGCGTGTTGGAATTGTGCCCATACATTGCTTTAAGTATTTCCACAGCTTGAGGAATGTAATTTGTATTCAATTTATTCACCACCTTTCTAGTACTAGTTTACTAGAAAAAGATGGAAATAAAAATAAGGAGTGATTCAAATGAATCAATTAGTTTTTAAATCAAATGACCAAGTAGTTACAAGCTCAAGGAACATCGCAAGAGATTTTGGCAAAGAGCATAAAAATGTGATTCGTGATATTAGGGGCCTGCTCAAAAATGAGCCAGCAAAAGATATGTTTTATGAAACAACCTATATTCATGAAAAAAACAATCAAGAGTTTGTTCAATACCTAATGAATCGAGATGGATTTACATTACTCATTATGGGATTCACTGGTAAGAAAGCAATGAAATTCAAAATGAATTATATGAAAGCTTTTAATCAAATGGAACAGCAACTTAAAGAATTAAATAAACCATCCTACATGATTGATGATCCAATCAAACGGGCTGAAATATGGATTAGTGAACAAAAAGAGAAAAAAGAACTTGAAACTAAAAATCGAGTATTAGAACAACGTGTATCAGAATACGAGCCTAAAATTACGTATTTAGATGAAATTCTTAAATCGACTGATTCTGTTGCTGTCTCCCAAGTTGCTGAGGATTACGGAATGACTGGTCAAGAAATGAATAAATTACTAAACCAAATCGGCATTCAATACAAGATGGGCGGGCAATGGTTGCTTTATTCCAAGCACAAAGGTAACGGATATACGAAATCTAACACTGTCGACATTACTCATACCGATGGTAGGAAGTCGGTTCGTATGCACACAAAATGGACTCAGAAAGGAAGACTATTTATCTATGAATCTTTGAAAAGTGAAGGAATTCTTCCTTTGATGGAAATTAACTTAAACAACCGCAAAAAGCTAGAAGGTGTTCATTAATGAGTAAAATTTTAAACTTAAATTCTTTTGATAGAACTTATAAAAGAATAGTAGAAAAATCAAGCAATGATTTGATAAAAATAAATGTTGAATTTTATCACCATGATTTTCAAAGTGAACCATTTTTGCACACGGAAGCAAAAGTACAAAACGTATTATTCGATAGATCCCTTGATGGTGGAGCAGTTATCACAATCATGACAAATGAAAGCTATCTATCGTTTGCTGAAAAGAATTACCACACAAACTTATCTGGGGACGATGTAGTTTTTTCTTCCAAACATAATAGCGAAACTTACTGCATCATCCAATTCATATAAGGAGGCCATCTAAATGTCAATGGAAGACACTATCCGTCAAATAGTCCGAGAAGAGAACGAGAAGCATCAACAAGAAATAAAATTGTTAATTAGTTCTCTATCTCAATCTCACCAAGATCAAAATCATCCAAAGACGATTTCAGTCAGAGAAGCTTCAGAAATATTAGGATTTGGCGTTAATAAAACTTACGAATTGATAAAGAGACATAAACAGACAGGATTCCCGCATTTGAGGGATGGGAAAATCATTCGTGTTCCTTACCAAGCATTGATCCACTGGATTAATCAGCAATCAACTCTACAAGCAAACTAGAAACCAACTGAGGGAGCCGGTAATTACATTATAACGTTGCAATCCTAGATATACTGTGCAACCCCTGCAATCGTACGACAAGCGTGCAAACTATGCACAGAAAGGGGTGAAAACAATGCTTCACTACAAACAAGCTAACTTACAACTAGAGGAACTAGACGATGTTGAAATAGGAAAAAAGCTAAGGTTTATGCGTAAGCGTAAAGGTTGGAGTCAAGAAAAGATGGGTGAAAAAATGCACCTATCTAGAAGCAACATATCAAGAATGGAATCGGGTTTATTACCAGTTCGCCATAGAGAGTTTCTAAAGTGGGCAAACAATACGAACTCGCAGGACGTTGTACTATCCATCATGTTTAACATCGACGTTGCACAAGCAATGGAGATACTAACGCAAGTAGCAAGCGCATTAACCGGTGTAATGACCATATTTTTAGGAGGGATAGCATGAAAAAGATGAATTTCAAAGATCATTTCAGAGAGAAAGACATTCAAAAAGC
This DNA window, taken from Microbulbifer pacificus, encodes the following:
- a CDS encoding tyrosine-type recombinase/integrase; the protein is MRGHIARKDKRYYIVVDIGTGEKRKQKWLSGYDSKKAAEEELPRILNELNQGVYVEPSKLPYSDFLDSWHQNKKNKVSANTHETYKHMINKHIKPGLGRFKLNKLNSLAIDNFYSELEDQGKSTATIKKIHSIIRASLEYALQYQLIKRNPASVVKTPTVKHKDIKVWDETQMITFLDFVEDEWDHLVYHLALYTGMRKGEILGLKWQDIDFINNKIRVMRSYSKTGFSEGKTKNAIRVIDIGKDTIDLLIKRKKVVSAIKLQLGEDYDDQDLIICRAVGDPVDVRNVNRRFDKFVERSKLPKIRFHDMRHTHATLMLKMGVPVKVVSERLGHGSIEMTLNTYTHLLPSMQLEAVQTFNENMEKVKNIYSI
- a CDS encoding ImmA/IrrE family metallo-endopeptidase, whose translation is MYSHLEDYIFRIFSSIGVEQPKDLDMHTIANKLGVEITYQKRAFRLDNEIVLVKSTARIEWMIFGHEACHYLRHSGNQLLMNQLFFDLQEWQADHFAYHFCVPTFMLDQLGEISVYDIVNLFNVDFEFAIKRLEMYQNKQYIRERYHENYLIGY
- a CDS encoding helix-turn-helix domain-containing protein → MSFQNRLKMLRTKRGLKQQDVAEILGITRQAYGYYESESNKREPDLETLVKLSKYFDVTVDYLLGNENDENIKDYYIRKFEKEFPDIDLMFDDMKSFTSEDMRELYNYVKFKKSQKE
- a CDS encoding helix-turn-helix transcriptional regulator; translated protein: MREWLANPRKSKGLTHQQVADKVGIKRQYYGMIESGERTPSVTTAKRISEVLDLDWTIFFESKSNKMFLSQKQAI
- a CDS encoding phage regulatory protein/antirepressor Ant, yielding MNQLVFKSNDQVVTSSRNIARDFGKEHKNVIRDIRGLLKNEPAKDMFYETTYIHEKNNQEFVQYLMNRDGFTLLIMGFTGKKAMKFKMNYMKAFNQMEQQLKELNKPSYMIDDPIKRAEIWISEQKEKKELETKNRVLEQRVSEYEPKITYLDEILKSTDSVAVSQVAEDYGMTGQEMNKLLNQIGIQYKMGGQWLLYSKHKGNGYTKSNTVDITHTDGRKSVRMHTKWTQKGRLFIYESLKSEGILPLMEINLNNRKKLEGVH
- a CDS encoding helix-turn-helix domain-containing protein; amino-acid sequence: MSMEDTIRQIVREENEKHQQEIKLLISSLSQSHQDQNHPKTISVREASEILGFGVNKTYELIKRHKQTGFPHLRDGKIIRVPYQALIHWINQQSTLQAN
- a CDS encoding helix-turn-helix domain-containing protein; this translates as MLHYKQANLQLEELDDVEIGKKLRFMRKRKGWSQEKMGEKMHLSRSNISRMESGLLPVRHREFLKWANNTNSQDVVLSIMFNIDVAQAMEILTQVASALTGVMTIFLGGIA